The segment actcacgtgtgatatctgtgcaatgattgtattaaaggtcatcggcttgcgacgtcagagggagaaatactgttccgtcctccgtcaatgtttctatcttttcatttctttattcttatttatatatagaatccttttggtcattcatctaagaatgttttgttacatgacctctggttgaaatatatgatcagtaatttatagcggtatttagtatttatatttgattgatttcatCCTTTATATTTTGCAATTGCTTCAAGGGGATATCATTCATAGAAAACGTATGTGAATACGTAACATGACAATGGTGAGTGCAGTTGCTTTTGTCTGTTTTAGCGACAAAAGCAACTGTAAAAGTCTATTATAGtttcgtctttttttttttgtgaaaaatcaaCCAATCACGGTCCTTATTCCATAGTTTTGtggtttttacatattttatcGTTATGAACTCTATCAGGGGATTCTCCGGTACATTAGCTCGAAAGGATAAGCTCCTAACCcactgaaattcaattaaacatattataatttatttttatctaagCGTTGCATGTTTGACagtatttgattgattttaacTATTCGATTCAAGTATTTCACTATTTAATCTCTAATTATTTGTTGCACTGAGTTTTGCAATCCCACTTCACGTATTTAATGTTCCtagttttttcttcatttcagtagtcttttaaatgttttaattatttgtcgaCACAGTTTGGCTTCCTTGCGCCAATCGTATTCGTCATTCatgtaaaatttcatgatttgagGATTCGTGTCCAATTTTATAAAGTGCATGTTGCCAAATAGTACTCCTTGTATGACAGCGATGTGTAGTGGTTTGAGTATTTCTTCGAGATTTTCTGTTAAATTGTTAAGCGCTGCCGGTTTTTCCCTTGCTTTTCTGCAGTCTGCGATTTTTGTGGAATACGTAGTaagtttattatatatttgattCCTCAGACTAACAGGATAATTCAGTATTAAGGACGCTCGTAACGTCCTGTATCGGATTGATGGATCCATTTTATGTATTCTGTAATCGTAGGTTTAATTTAGATATATATTCGTGTAGGTATTATTGCGAAAAAGGGAGGTGCTTATAAGTGGTTACTTCCCAATTGAGTAAACCCAGGTATTGCTTGCAGTGAACATATATAGATAGATatagaatatttaaatttcatgaaatatttttgcccAATATATGtttgattatttgatttttaaattattataggCTTAAGCGTAGTGTTAAGTGGTCCAAGTCACTTTCGTATAGTTAAATTACGTATTGTCACGTTTGCGAGGTACCCATAGATCTTAAGTATTGGACTTTAATGTAATTGAACATGATATATCATAATAAGAGATACAGTGtagtaaaataataatcttctGATCCTGTTCCGCTCGTGTTCTTCGGTATCCTTAGCTCCTTGCTGTTCTGTTGTCCGTTTTGGTATCATGGATCGACTAATGCCTGCGGATCAACTGCCGAAGTCTGGTCATAGTACGTACATTTGTTGTTTTCTTTGGCTAGGATTATTAGAAAGGTATGGGGACTTTCATATGGTAAGGAAGGTTTCGTTCATCCAATGGTGCTGTGACAGGTCTATCTGTATGCTGTTCAATTTTGGTATTCAATTTTCTGCGATTTGTTCTCGTTCTCCACTCATATCTTGCATTCGTACTTCTTGTTAGTAGCGGAGGTTGGATTCCGGTATtcgttttcattgattttgaattattgctTGACTTGGATATCTTGGGCTCCCATTTCCAGTATGATGATGGTTATGCTGCTTTGCACTGTAGAGAGTACTTCTACTGCATGCTCGCTCCGTTGTAGTCTCCATTATCCTGTGGAACTTCCCATCGTCGTCACGATCGTGTAGAATGCTTGGTTTACGCATGTAAGGTATTTTGAATATCTGTTGTTTAGTGTTGGTCAGCAAGATTGTGACCtctcttttaaatattttgttttcattttcttcgtcCTTTTCCAAGTGTACGCGGTATTTTCTGAGTGAGAACATGACGTGAGCATCTTTTCAGCGATAGTTCGAATTGATTTTCGAGTATCAAGAGGTCGGAAGAAGGATATAGGGGAGCAGGTAAGGAAAGCAAAATAGGATTGTGTTTTGTTCGTCGTTgttgttttcttttcttcttttcttttcagGCCGAAGGTCCGCAGAACATCAAGTTCGATCCCTGATATCCTGAAGAATTAGGTGCCAATATTCGGAACCTTAAGCCGCAACTGTAGGGCGTTGCATGTTTCAGCTCATTCATGCTGAAGGAATTTCAGGCTTATTCTAAATCTTACActtcaattcataattttacatACTACTCGTCAGTGGCCTATCGTTAcagtattttattatatattctaCTTATTTCTTCACTTGTTTTCAGGTTATCGCAAAGGTGACAATCGATACTCGAACTCATGCCAGCCCACAGTATTGTTACTTCATGAGTATGATTCTAATGTTATGCATATACATACATGTATATACATATGCATATGTAtatgaatattataatttttattatttatttagtgagGCTATTTAACGGGATCTGTGTCATTCCGTCGGCGTTCTTTTACCGTTATAATTCAAGCGTTAGTAGCCATTATGAATAGTTAAGtttagtattatttttttatttttattttgcaagtttctctcattttctcaAGTTAAGCCTGAAGTAATAGAAAGAATATCCTACCTTTATCTGCTATCATTATCTGTATCTATTTCGTCCGCCGAAATCTCCTCCAATTCTTCGTGACTATCGGTATTTTCTATTTCGTCGATTTTCGCTTCgcaatattgtttaaatacatctaataatttatgcattttttctactttcTTTTGCAATTGTCTcgcgataattaatattcggtGTTTCCTTTTCCTCGCCTCTAAGATTTCTTTATTGGGGTGTCTCCATATCCTAATCATACGAGGGCGCTCATTCGTGTGTCTGTCCATTCCTGATTCTGGAATGATATGAGAcgtttatttctttatttacgGAAGAAAAAACGTTTCGTTCCATTTATAACTCTATATTTTGCATTCAGTGCATTGCAAATACGTGCTCGTGCAGATTAGTGCTACCTTCACCTAGATTATATAAAAGGGATGCGGACAGCAAAAGtcgggaaaagaaaaaaaaaaattatgtgtctAAAATATTAAGTGCAGCATGGTAATGTTGCGTGCTCTGTTATTATCTACTTTGTCTAATGTTTTTTGACTAAACTATTTTCATTCTTGATACCGTTTGGAATCAAAAGTTTGGTTGAAAGCGCGTTATTTTTCCCCTAGCCTTAGTTTGCCAAAAATTATGATGTATGTCCAATTTTTGGTTTACTGATTGTTAtgctgaaggaattaataaatGTCGCACAGTGTAGATATTAAATATGTCATGATTTATATTAATGACCTCTGTTATGTTTTTGTTTTAATGTCTACAAATGTTGATTATGAATGTTTGACTCGATATAAAGCATTGAGAGTACATTCGGTACGGGATTAtctcccaataaaaaaaaaatgtatatggacattatgattttatgcacatatgaatgaaaaataaaaaaaatctatatctatatatgtatacatatatatgtaggttatttcattgaatacaatgctagtgataattataaaaaaaatatagaaagagTAGTTTCGAATACTGTATAAAAtactataaaataatatttatttagttatttattttttttttttttttctatcttatTTCGCCGCCGTTTCCCTGGGGACCCCTTGGATCGTCACTCCCAAAGTATTTATTGACTCCAAACCCCATTGAAATTCGGCCTTCTCCCCGTCGTGTAATGGAATCGTGTAGGTTATGATTGTTGAGTTTCtattttaatttgtaatttgtgTTTGCAGCTCTTCATGTAGGGTTCTGAGGAAGATCATGTGGAACCGTAGATTTCGCATCGTTCTTTCCATGAGAATTTTTGAATCTGTGGTGTTTTGGTATTTGAATAACCTATGCATTGTGTTGCTCAACTGATCAGTAGCAGCTTGCATCTTGCTAATAGTCGTCTGCATTTGCCGAATCTTCTCGCAAATATCAGCCGATCGGGTGTTCATCGTTGATGATGCTAATTCTGATGCTGATACTGCTGCTGATAATGCTAATGCTGATGCTGATTGTTGTTGATGTTGATTCTGTTAATGATTTGTGAAGTCAATTGCTAGTTATTCAGGAGGGTAAATGTAACCAGGATAGTTGAAACGTGCAAGATAGTTGTGGACCATCACGATTTCGGACGAGTAGGAAGACATATAATATATTTCCCCTTGATCAGCATCGAATCCACTGTTGATTTCTGAGTggctatttttctatttattggcACTATGTAGAATGGTTATTAACAAATACTTCTACTAGTTTGTGTTAGTTGGGGCAGTACTTAAAGCTATACGTGCTTGCGATAGTAATTGCGGATTAATCGGATTAGGAAGGGTGGCTCGTGGCAGTTCACTTGTTGTAGTTATAGTGTTCAATGGCGTGGTTCTCCGGGTGTGTGTTCTCATCTCCGTGTTAAGAGGTTGAGCTTCGATGTTTTCTGGTAAATTATTCGTTTGGTTTCGACGTGTTCTGTATATAAAATAATGTGTAAGTCCTCCAAATAAAGCTCCAAGGATACGGAAGCTCCATCCGAATGCATCGTGTAGCGTAAAACCATGTATGAACACATTAGCAATGCCAATTATCACGTGGATAATAGTGACAATTCCTATAAGAATCGATACTGTATTCCCAaatattttgagtttttcCCACGTCTTATAAGCTGCTGATTCCGTCATTTCCTCTACCATCTCCCTACTCAAAAGGTGTTTCATTGAAATAGTTCCGGCTGGCAGTTCATTACCATTGGCGGCGCTGACAAGATTATTCATTACAGTGGCGGCTTCTGCTCGAGTTAATAGTcggtcacgtaatttttccatatCTGTTTCGCTATAAATTCCACTAGTTgctaaattttctattttttcatattcccaTTCTATTGGTAGAGAAGGGTTAAAGGTTGCAGGCGTTGGGGTTTTCATTGGGTCAGGGTTCAGTGCATACCAATATCCATCAATTCTATAAACTGTAGGTATCGCTGAATGGCAGTCAATGACCGTTCCATGTCTAATCAACATTCTCGATATTCCGGTTAGAAAGTAACTTTCGTTGTTGTAAGTAACTGGCATTTCTTGGTAACAATTTTCACTCTTTCTGAGGGTGACTGGTACTGCCGTGCATTTGACAATGGAAACCAATTCTCCTGTTGTTATTGCATGATAACCCGGGCCTTTCATGAGGTTATAGGCAAATATATCAGGTGCAAATGACGCTGTGCTAAGGGCGTTCATTAATGAGGTTCTTTGGGCTTCGCATTGACTGAGACGAATATAGTGATACAGCTTCCTAACTTGAGTTCTAAGGTGGTGTTCGAGGTATACAATTTTCGTGTTAACATATTGCATTAAGTCCACATTATCGGTATTGATAATCTTATTTGTGGGGAAAGTGGTTCCCGGAGAAACTtccataataaataattttggtaaTTCAGTTTGGATCAAAAGGTAGCCACAGGTTAATGTCTTAGATCTTTGCTCCAATGTGAAAGTATAGTCTCTAGTGGTAACTAAATAAGTGGTCGGGTTACTGTTGTCTGATTCGATCTTCGTAGCTGATCCTCGATATAGCGTTGTGTATTTTCCGAATTTACAGTCGTCTGGAGGCTGGACTGACCAAAAGGCCTGAGTGCCAAGAGAGTTTGTACAAGACCCCGCCAAAAAATCGCATTTGGCTCCCGATTGAAGGGTTACTTTGTTGGATATTAATTCGACAGTGGTGACATATGAAGTGTAGTAGATTCGCGCTATTGCGTTGACAATGACTTCGTCCCAATTCCCAAATGGGTCATTATACTGGCTTCCTTGACATGTGCCGTCAACTTCGGCTTTACCGGCTATTGTGATTGGTCTAAGATTGGTGATATTTTTAACTAGTGCATCGACTACAATGTTGTGTGATATCTGTAGTGAGTTGGAATCATGTAATTTTTGGCATTCGTGTTGTTCCAGCTCAACGAAATATTCCCTGCGGTAATTGTGCACTATTGCTACATGGGAAAACATTCCGCAACGGTGAATTGTTCGATCTAATTGTAATCGACATTCTACGACCGTAATTTGTCCATATTTGTTAAGTTGCATAAGTTCGATGTTGACATTTGTTGATTTGGGTTTAACAAGGGGGATGTGACATTGCCCCACCTGGAGTAGAGAATACGAGGTGATGTTTAAGGTAGACCCACTACAATCATAACCTACTAATCCATTAATTTCCTGGGTGTTGATGAACAACAGGACGAGAATAGCCGTCATCATCCTTTTTAGAGTCATCTGTAACATTTTTGGATGATGTTGGGATTTTGCTAACTCAATTTTCCTACTACCCTAATTTTCTGATtataatttgttattaattattaattagttattctagctgaaataatgattctaacttttgaagatttttattcttaatgTCTATTGTGTTATCATTTATGTGGTTATGAGAGAAACTTGCATTTTAGATAACCGTAGCTTATTAATATGAacctttttcttggctccatttctatttattatgaCGTTACAATTTTCTAgtatttcaataatattataaGGACCTTCATACTGGTCAGTCATTTTTCCCTTATTGGGTTCTTTAAGCAAAAATACTTTATTTCCCACACTAAGCTGTTGTGGATTTATTTTCGCATCGTAATATTCTTTAGATTTAAGttttgcttgatgaagattttGTCCTGCTGTTTCTTGAAATTTACTGATTCGCGTAAATAGTTGGCGCAAATAGTCTCCGTATGTAGGCTCGATTGGCTCATTAGCGGCTTGACTGGATGGTAATCTAGCTAATTTCCCGAATACTAATTGATGAGGAGTGTATCCCGTTCCCTCGTGGACACTAGTGTTATATGCAAAAGAAGCTAATTCACATAGTTCGTCCCAATCTGTATGGGTGTCTGCGTACTGTTTTAGGTATTGTATGAGGACATGGTGGGATCTTTCGATGGATCCATTGCTTTGAGGTCTATATGCAGTAGTATGATATTGTTTAATTCGAAATTTCTTGGCAATTGTTTTCATGAGACAAGATATAAAATTTGAGCCTTGATCGGTGAGTATGATTTTTGGTGCTCCGAAATAgcagataaaatttttaacaagagCAATTGCTATTTCTCTAGAATCTCCGTTCTTTAAAGGTATAGCTAGAGAATATTTAGTTAACAAATCTTGAATGGtgagaatatatatattatcatttttcgtttTCGATAAAGGTCCCACCATATCCATGGCGATTTTGTCGAAGGCTGCTTTAGGTGTGTCGGTAATAACCATAGGTTGTTTCGTTTTAACCCTAACTAATTTCTTTAGCTGACATGCCCTGCAATTACGAATGAGTTCGATAACGTCTTGTCTCATACTTGGCCAGAAAAAGTTCTGCCTAAGACGATTAAAAGTTTTTGTCGTACCTTTATGACCGTTCGTCGCGCTAGCGTGATACTCGAGTAGGATTTCGGATCGGTCATGCTCATTGGGGATTATGACTTCTTGCGtgcaaattgtaatttttacatCAATTGGTGCAAATGTATCTACTAGGATTTGTTCTATTATATTCCATGGGACGTCGTCGAATTGATCAGTCTTAGCTATGCTAATTGATTTGATATTGAGATCAATTATTGCGTTGTGAACAGATTGTAACCCTTCGCGAATGTCTTCTTCGACCACTATGTTGTTCCTATTATTACGCAGGGGTAGGATGAGGGTAAGTTTTTTCTTATAAGGTATAACTTTTACACGGAGTAAAGTGAGATCATTGATCGGACAATCGATTGTATGCAGTATTTCCAGAGCTCCATTATCGCAAGCTTCACCCCTAATAGAAGTAAAGATAAGATAATTGTCTTGTCGCATGGCTAAATTGTCACGACATTCAATTACCTGATCCGAAATTATTCGCGAATTTGGTGGTAgtctttctttattttcccttTGTCGTTGATTCTCGAATGGAACGCGAGCTGTTGGGAATATTTCTTCGCTCGAATCGCTTGAATCATCTGAGTCAGGTACATCGACCACAACTGCTTCATTCTCATGATTGCTAATAGAATCTGTTCTGAGTATATCAGTCGAGTTGTTATCTTGTGCATCCTCTGGGGATATGAACATGTCGGACATAATTTCAGTAAAGTCTGCTAACCCTAGAGACCCGTcatcaaaaaatgtttcatctaATTCATCACAAGCGGCTGGGGGTAAATAGTGGGATGGGTCGATGTCTTGATTATTTGCAACGCTTGCAGGATATGACTCAGAGCTGCGTTCGCTCTCCGCTAATCCACCGTTACTGGATAGCTCACTGTGATTATGTTCGTTATCTGAGTCATTTCCTTCAGGTGATATCAGGGGTTCAGATGCCGGATGTTCGGCTAAGATTTCCGTCGCGCTACTTGAGCCTGTCTGTTGCGTGATATCTTCGTCAGCTATATTACTTCTTTTATTTCTACCTACATTCTCACTGTCCTCTGATTTCGTGCTGTTATCTACTGCTATATCAATATCATCGCTTCCCACACGAGATCTTTTCGTCAGTGCTTTTGTTACCTCtttcttttttcgttttgctggGGCCGTAAATATTGAATCACTAGAAGAGGTGTCAGAATCAATcgtgaaaattctttttatatCTAACAAAGTATCATCGTTGTCGCATTCTGTTTCGTTATTAAATGGAATATTTCTAGATAAAGCATCAGCATTTGCGTTCACTAACCCTGGTTTATATACTATTCGGTAATCAAAATCCTGCATACTTAGTCTCCACCTAACAATTCTAGAATTTGGCGACGACACCGAATTAATCCACGTCAAAGGCCTGTGGTCTGTAACTAATGTAAATTTCCGACCGTAGACATAAGGTCGAAAGTAGTTTACCGCATAAATGATAGCAAGCATTTCCTTTTCTATAGTTGAGTAATTTCTTTCTGATTTTCCTAATACTCTTGAGATATAGGCAATTGGAAGATCTTTACCAATCTCTCCTTGACTGAGAATTCCGGCAATGCCGTATCCGCAAGCATCTGTCGTGATTACAAACTCCTTGGTGAAATCTGGATATTGCAGTATGGGAGATTTGCACAGCGCGTTCCGTAAATTACTAAAGGCTTTGTTTTCCTCGTCGCCCCATTGAAATTTCTTGTCTTTCATTAGGAGAGAGGTTAAAGGTTTGGCGATTTTTGCATAATTTGGGATGAATCGACGGTAATACCCGGTTAGGCCAAGAAATTGTctgatatttttctgattggttggtcttggaaaattttggacagctgttaatttttttggttccGGACGTACTCCATCAGATGATATAATGTGTCCCAGATAATTGATCTCTTTCTTTAAAAAGTGACATTTATCCGGTTCGAGTTGCAAACCAGCCTTTCGTAAGCGCTCACTTAAATTTTGAAACTTTCGAACATGCTCTTCAAGAGTCTGAGAATAgatcactatatcatccatGTAGACGAATAATTCTTTACCCTGTAATCCAATTAGGACTTTATCCATCATTCTTTGGAATGTTGGGGGTGCGTTTTTGAGACCGAAGGGCATGCGCGTAAACTCATAGTGCTGATAGGGTGTAGAGAATGCGGTTTTATGTGTGTCATTAGGATGAATAGGGATTTGATGGAATCCACTAGCAAGGTCAAAGCTTGAGAAATATTGGGCATTTCCCAACTGGtctaatatttcattaatgttTGGGAGAGGGTAGGCGTCCCCGATGGTTTTTTCATTGAGAGATCGGTAGTCAATTACCATTCTCCATCTTTTATTTCCTAAGGAATCTTCCTTTTTCGGAACTATCCAAATGGGAGAACTATAGGGCGAATCGGATGGTTTAATTATACCTCTTGCCTCTAATTCTGTACATTGTTTTATAATTTCGTCTTTGTGAATAGGAGGGAATCTATATTGTCGTTTGAATACAGGTACGTCATCTATTgtattaatttgatgaaaaatagcaTTTGTAGCACCTAAAGCTTCGCCATTAAGAACAAAAAGGTCTTGGTGTTGGCTAATGAGTTCAGTAATTACAGTATTTTCTGTTTCAGTCAAATGATCGAGATAGAGGAGGTTTTGTATAGATTTTGCACGTTCAGCAGTGAGTTTATCGCTTGAGACTACATTAATGGGAATAGTATCGAGAGGTGGACTTGCGAACCAATTTGGCTTGTGACTTAGATAGTCGAGTTTTTGAATATGAGAATTAGGCTCttcttgaaaattgttttcgcGGATCAGTTCGCGCTGTGCATCAGTCTCTCCTCTACATGTTAACCAACTACACTGGCCCATCTTAATCACAGGCGTAGGCAAGGTCAAatcttgatcactttgattgaTAGCTCTGATGTATGCGTTtccttgaatattcaattctgGACTTCCAATTATGGAAACCTTGTCTGCAATGTAAATATCCGAGATAAGGCCAACCGTGGGTGAATCTTTGGTTAATTGAACTGTAAATGCACAGGAAGAATTTTTAGGAATTGTTTGATAGTCGTCGTAAGTTATTTCCATCACTACATTATGGAAAGAAAAAGTTTTAGATTCATACGAAAGAGTGGCTCTGAActcatggaaaaattctgcGCCAATAATTCCGGCCTGAATTATAGGAAGATTGTCGCTCACtacatgaaattttatggaatagtTATCAATGTTAATTAAAACGGTTCCAAgggttttaataaaattgtcagtAATACCGTGAAGCTCAATAATGTCTTTGTTATTCATTGGGGCGTGAAAATTAAGAgcgctgattttaattaaattgacttCCGCACCACTATCGATCATCATCACCGttggtaattttaattgtgatGAGTATAATGTAACGGACGCGATCtttgtttttccaatttgcacgTGAGCAATACGAGAATAAGGCTTTAATTCTGTCTGTCCTTTCGAATCGAGAAGTTTTTCTGCAGTAGTCCTCTCACTAGATCCATTGGGTTTTACGGGCGCGGTTAATCTgagattttcaattgatttttccgtGTCTAATTGTGCTTCTTTTAGATGATGGACATCGCTAGTTTCAATTGATGATGTTTTAGGGTTATTTGATTCCGTATGTGTTCGATTGGGAGGATTTGTAGCTACGGATTCATTAGCGTTAGATAGTTGTTCAGACGCGCGCCGCGCAGTGGTGTTAATGGAACAatcggaatttatttttgtattttctgtGGAAATTTTAATCTCTGATTCTACTGGGGAAACTATCGCATTAATCGGTTCGTCAGGTATACAATTAATGTTAACGTTCGtctctgaattatttttttcgaattgattattattaactgAGTCCTGTACTTTTTTTAACCCCCGGGATTTCTGTCTCAATTCTTCATGATATCCGAGTCCGTACCGCATTAATGATGGTTTTTGTTCCCATAACGCCCTAAGCCCTTCATGTGTTTTGATGGCATTAATTGTTCGTGCTCTTTGATCGACGTATAATTCTTCTATGGTTTTGATCGGGATTTTCGCTAGATCCGCTccggaaatatttatattactaTTAATTGCGCTTTTCAAAGTGtcctgaatatttaatttagaaCTTCGTAGTGTGCAATCGCGTTTTATTGAGTTCCCGTGGTTGTTCCCGAAGTCGAGGGGAAATTCGGTTGGATTTGATTTTCGCTCGATTGGTTGCACGGGTTTTGAGATAGTGACGGGATTTGATTCGGATTGCTCCCCGTAAACCCGCCAATATTCTGTTCGGGGAGTTGGCcattttttgaattcatttctttttgtcTGTTCATGTAAGCTAACTTTCTACAGTTACTCAAGTTATGCCCTGGCGATCGACataattcacaaaaaactcccGGTATATAGCTTGGTTTATTGCCGTTTTCCTGCCCAAAATTGCTAttacttgaataattttgagtaCCAGTATTATTAAAGGAACTAAAATTGTTTCGATTTGCAGAAAAGCGATGATTATTCCATGAACCTGGGTTGCTGAAATTCCTGGGATGATTATTGTGATATCTATTTTGAGATATTGCTTTTGAGTTACTAAACCCTTGTGGTGTTTTGCTGAACCCGTTTCGATGTGAAGTTTCGTTGTCCCGTCGATTGAAAACGCGGTTGTCCTCTTGTGGAATGTTTGCATTAACTCCAGAGCTGTGTGAGTTAGTTTGAGTTgtgccaataaaattttggggCTCGTGAAATCGAGTCATGTCGCGTTCGTGGATTTTATACACTTcgattgtatttttaaatgtttcatCTAGAGTCGTATGGGGTTTAGATAAGCATTGGATACGAAGCGAAGGTGGAAGACCATTCAGAAAGGCTCTAATAGTATCTTTTTCAAGTTTAGTGACATCTTCTACTGTT is part of the Diachasmimorpha longicaudata isolate KC_UGA_2023 unplaced genomic scaffold, iyDiaLong2 ctg00000288.1, whole genome shotgun sequence genome and harbors:
- the LOC135172409 gene encoding uncharacterized protein LOC135172409 isoform X1 — translated: MLADTALPEFSVKERLMTLKRMMTAILVLLFINTQEINGLVGYDCSGSTLNITSYSLLQVGQCHIPLVKPKSTNVNIELMQLNKYGQITVVECRLQLDRTIHRCGMFSHVAIVHNYRREYFVELEQHECQKLHDSNSLQISHNIVVDALVKNITNLRPITIAGKAEVDGTCQGSQYNDPFGNWDEVIVNAIARIYYTSYVTTVELISNKVTLQSGAKCDFLAGSCTNSLGTQAFWSVQPPDDCKFGKYTTLYRGSATKIESDNSNPTTYLVTTRDYTFTLEQRSKTLTCGYLLIQTELPKLFIMEVSPGTTFPTNKIINTDNVDLMQYVNTKIVYLEHHLRTQVRKLYHYIRLSQCEAQRTSLMNALSTASFAPDIFAYNLMKGPGYHAITTGELVSIVKCTAVPVTLRKSENCYQEMPVTYNNESYFLTGISRMLIRHGTVIDCHSAIPTVYRIDGYWYALNPDPMKTPTPATFNPSLPIEWEYEKIENLATSGIYSETDMEKLRDRLLTRAEAATVMNNLVSAANGNELPAGTISMKHLLSREMVEEMTESAAYKTWEKLKIFGNTVSILIGIVTIIHVIIGIANVFIHGFTLHDAFGWSFRILGALFGGLTHYFIYRTRRNQTNNLPENIEAQPLNTEMRTHTRRTTPLNTITTTSELPRATLPNPINPQLLSQARIALSTAPTNTN
- the LOC135172409 gene encoding uncharacterized protein LOC135172409 isoform X2, with translation MTLKRMMTAILVLLFINTQEINGLVGYDCSGSTLNITSYSLLQVGQCHIPLVKPKSTNVNIELMQLNKYGQITVVECRLQLDRTIHRCGMFSHVAIVHNYRREYFVELEQHECQKLHDSNSLQISHNIVVDALVKNITNLRPITIAGKAEVDGTCQGSQYNDPFGNWDEVIVNAIARIYYTSYVTTVELISNKVTLQSGAKCDFLAGSCTNSLGTQAFWSVQPPDDCKFGKYTTLYRGSATKIESDNSNPTTYLVTTRDYTFTLEQRSKTLTCGYLLIQTELPKLFIMEVSPGTTFPTNKIINTDNVDLMQYVNTKIVYLEHHLRTQVRKLYHYIRLSQCEAQRTSLMNALSTASFAPDIFAYNLMKGPGYHAITTGELVSIVKCTAVPVTLRKSENCYQEMPVTYNNESYFLTGISRMLIRHGTVIDCHSAIPTVYRIDGYWYALNPDPMKTPTPATFNPSLPIEWEYEKIENLATSGIYSETDMEKLRDRLLTRAEAATVMNNLVSAANGNELPAGTISMKHLLSREMVEEMTESAAYKTWEKLKIFGNTVSILIGIVTIIHVIIGIANVFIHGFTLHDAFGWSFRILGALFGGLTHYFIYRTRRNQTNNLPENIEAQPLNTEMRTHTRRTTPLNTITTTSELPRATLPNPINPQLLSQARIALSTAPTNTN